A single region of the Polyangiaceae bacterium genome encodes:
- a CDS encoding isoleucine--tRNA ligase yields MTDRPVFSPVAPELDFPRYERGILELWKERRIFEKSIEQHGAEAKNYVFYEGPPTANGVPHNGHVLTRVMKDLFPRYHSMTGSKVLRKGGWDTHGLPVEVEVEKELRIHGKAAIEEYGVEPFVARCIESVFRYTTEWERLTERIGFWVSLEDAYVTYHRSYVESVWWALSNLFDKGLLYQGHKVVWWWAQGGTALSSAEVGLGYKTVDDPSVYVAFPLVGQSERALVVWTTTPWTLPSNGYAAVRPSTEYQVVRVGEALETKGKKAPKKLEFSAKELIVASALREDLSHKLGHALEVVETLTGEELVGVRYVPPFDTYYDRLGDARVALKKGGDDAMYWRVVAEDFVTLDTGTGIVHIAPAFGEDDNKAHKKQLTRYADPDSVELICAVKPDGTFRAEAGKYAGRWVKDCDKEILAELGGRHLLVFEELYRHEYPYCWRAEEDPLIQMARPAWFIRTTERLEGALANNQSVGWLPEHIKEGRFGDFLRNNVDWALSRERFWGTPLNVWVCEKDEEHKHAPASVAEIEKLNPEAFAYFHQAKQKDPSLSEHLIVHKPWIDHVTFPCPSCGATMKRVPEVIDCWFDSGCMPFAQWGFPHAEGSKESFDKSFPADFISEAIDQTRGWFYSLLMISTLVFDPETQKKLGLSAERAYPHPYKNCIVLGHVCDKEGKKESKSRGNYTPPEIILDRVRMEFGVLSEAHGDAGKPGEAQIAREDLEGMDLADGAQVVLYRAEAPEEKRELTLRAKKKLPRRVVLLAEEDRAALGLSPIKTGLSTMPVEVPRAAAGTRVVIEDEKTPAPGADAFRWFFYAASPPWSNTRHSLSNVRLLQKDFQVKLRNVYSFFTIYANIDGWAPARLSEARSAKERSELDRWMLSELSLAVQSVRKSLDVYMVYDAAQRLVELVEGLSNWYVRRSRARFWAPGLPADKLDAYATLYEALTTIAKLAAPFIPFFSEEMYQNLVVGPKLASAKESVHLESYPEADAAVIDEALSREMAAVREVVSLGLSVRTANKLKVRQPLSRADVVFNDGATRDRLARHEGLIAEELNVHAVHFMFPGHEDGAVSFKLKPNFRALGPRLGKQVQAVKKALEGANGEALHAELSKTGKITLSVEGEALEFSPEEIDVAVEAADGFAAQTGGVGVVVLHTTLTDVLVDEGILREIVSRVQATRKEQQLEFTDRIQLAVGGSERVRRIAEANSEHIARECLATAVTVGDDAKGTEYTLGEESVVLGVEKA; encoded by the coding sequence ATGACCGATCGACCTGTGTTTTCGCCCGTTGCCCCCGAGCTCGACTTTCCCCGTTACGAGCGCGGCATCCTCGAGCTGTGGAAAGAGCGCCGCATCTTCGAGAAGTCCATCGAACAGCACGGAGCCGAGGCGAAGAACTACGTGTTCTACGAAGGGCCGCCTACCGCCAATGGTGTGCCCCACAACGGTCACGTGCTGACGCGGGTGATGAAGGACTTGTTCCCGCGCTACCACTCGATGACGGGCTCCAAGGTGCTGCGCAAGGGCGGCTGGGACACCCACGGCTTGCCGGTGGAGGTGGAGGTCGAGAAGGAGCTGCGCATCCACGGCAAGGCGGCCATCGAAGAGTACGGCGTGGAGCCCTTCGTGGCGCGCTGTATCGAGAGCGTGTTCCGCTACACCACGGAGTGGGAGCGCCTGACGGAGCGCATCGGCTTCTGGGTGAGCCTGGAAGACGCGTACGTCACCTACCATCGGAGCTACGTGGAGAGTGTGTGGTGGGCGCTCTCGAATCTGTTCGACAAGGGGCTCCTGTATCAAGGCCACAAGGTGGTGTGGTGGTGGGCCCAGGGCGGCACGGCGCTCTCGAGCGCCGAGGTGGGTCTCGGCTACAAGACCGTGGACGACCCCAGCGTGTACGTTGCGTTCCCACTGGTGGGGCAGTCGGAGCGGGCGCTGGTGGTGTGGACGACCACGCCCTGGACGCTGCCCTCGAACGGCTACGCGGCGGTGCGCCCGAGCACCGAATACCAGGTGGTGCGGGTGGGGGAGGCGCTCGAGACCAAGGGCAAGAAGGCCCCCAAGAAGCTCGAGTTTTCCGCCAAGGAGCTGATCGTCGCCAGCGCCCTGCGGGAGGATTTGTCCCACAAGCTCGGCCATGCCCTGGAGGTGGTCGAGACGCTCACCGGCGAGGAGTTGGTGGGCGTGCGCTACGTGCCGCCCTTCGACACCTACTACGACCGCCTGGGGGACGCGCGCGTCGCGCTGAAGAAGGGCGGGGACGACGCCATGTACTGGCGCGTGGTCGCGGAAGACTTCGTCACGTTGGATACCGGCACGGGCATCGTGCACATCGCGCCCGCCTTCGGCGAGGACGACAACAAGGCCCACAAGAAGCAGCTCACGCGCTACGCGGATCCGGACTCCGTGGAGCTCATCTGCGCGGTGAAGCCGGACGGCACCTTCCGCGCGGAAGCGGGCAAGTACGCCGGCCGCTGGGTGAAGGACTGCGACAAGGAGATCCTGGCGGAGCTCGGCGGTCGTCACCTGCTCGTGTTCGAGGAGCTCTATCGCCACGAGTATCCGTACTGCTGGCGCGCGGAAGAGGACCCGCTGATCCAAATGGCGCGCCCGGCGTGGTTCATCCGCACCACCGAACGGCTCGAGGGCGCCCTGGCCAATAACCAGTCCGTGGGCTGGCTGCCGGAGCACATCAAAGAGGGCCGTTTCGGCGATTTCCTGCGCAACAACGTGGATTGGGCGCTCTCCCGCGAGCGCTTCTGGGGCACGCCGCTGAACGTGTGGGTGTGCGAGAAAGACGAGGAGCACAAGCACGCGCCGGCCAGCGTGGCGGAGATCGAAAAGCTCAATCCCGAAGCTTTCGCCTACTTCCACCAGGCGAAGCAGAAGGACCCGAGTCTTTCGGAGCATCTCATCGTCCACAAGCCGTGGATCGATCACGTCACGTTCCCGTGCCCCAGCTGCGGCGCCACCATGAAGCGGGTGCCGGAGGTGATCGACTGCTGGTTCGACTCCGGCTGCATGCCCTTTGCGCAGTGGGGCTTTCCCCACGCGGAGGGCTCGAAGGAGAGCTTCGACAAGTCCTTCCCAGCGGACTTCATCAGCGAGGCCATCGACCAGACGCGTGGCTGGTTCTACTCGCTGCTCATGATCTCCACGCTGGTGTTCGACCCGGAGACTCAGAAGAAGCTCGGGCTCTCCGCGGAGCGGGCGTATCCGCACCCCTACAAGAACTGCATCGTGCTCGGTCACGTGTGCGACAAGGAGGGCAAGAAGGAGAGCAAGAGCCGCGGGAACTACACGCCGCCGGAGATCATCCTGGATCGCGTGCGCATGGAGTTCGGCGTGCTGAGTGAAGCCCACGGCGACGCCGGCAAGCCCGGGGAAGCGCAGATCGCCCGCGAGGATCTCGAGGGCATGGATCTGGCCGACGGCGCTCAGGTGGTGCTGTATCGGGCCGAGGCGCCGGAAGAGAAGCGTGAGCTCACGCTGCGGGCGAAGAAGAAGCTACCCCGCCGGGTGGTGCTGCTGGCGGAGGAAGACCGCGCGGCGCTCGGGCTCTCTCCCATCAAGACGGGCCTGTCCACCATGCCAGTGGAGGTGCCTCGGGCCGCCGCGGGCACTCGCGTGGTGATCGAGGACGAGAAGACGCCGGCTCCAGGGGCCGACGCGTTCCGCTGGTTCTTCTACGCGGCGAGCCCGCCCTGGTCGAACACGCGCCACAGCTTGTCCAACGTGCGGCTCCTGCAGAAGGACTTCCAGGTCAAGCTCCGCAACGTGTACTCGTTCTTCACCATCTACGCGAACATCGACGGCTGGGCACCGGCTCGGCTGTCGGAGGCGCGCAGCGCGAAGGAGCGCAGCGAGCTCGATCGCTGGATGCTGTCGGAGCTGTCGCTCGCGGTGCAGAGCGTGCGGAAGAGCTTGGACGTGTACATGGTGTACGACGCCGCCCAGCGCTTGGTGGAGCTCGTGGAGGGGCTCTCCAACTGGTACGTGCGCCGGAGCCGCGCGCGCTTTTGGGCGCCGGGCCTCCCAGCAGACAAGCTGGACGCCTACGCCACGCTGTACGAAGCCCTGACGACCATCGCGAAGCTCGCCGCGCCGTTCATCCCCTTCTTCAGCGAAGAGATGTACCAGAATCTGGTGGTGGGTCCGAAGCTCGCGAGCGCCAAGGAGAGCGTCCACCTCGAGAGCTACCCGGAGGCGGACGCCGCGGTGATCGACGAGGCGTTGAGCCGCGAGATGGCGGCGGTGCGCGAGGTGGTGAGCCTGGGGCTCTCGGTGCGGACGGCCAACAAGCTGAAGGTGCGACAGCCTCTTTCCCGTGCCGACGTGGTGTTCAACGACGGCGCCACGCGGGACCGCCTGGCGCGTCACGAAGGGCTGATCGCCGAAGAGCTGAACGTGCACGCGGTGCACTTCATGTTTCCGGGCCACGAGGACGGCGCCGTGAGCTTCAAGCTGAAGCCGAACTTCCGCGCCCTGGGGCCGCGCCTCGGCAAGCAGGTGCAGGCCGTGAAGAAGGCGCTGGAAGGCGCAAACGGCGAGGCGCTCCACGCGGAGCTGAGCAAGACCGGCAAGATCACCCTCAGCGTGGAGGGCGAGGCCCTCGAGTTCTCGCCGGAAGAGATCGACGTGGCGGTGGAGGCCGCGGACGGCTTCGCGGCGCAGACCGGCGGTGTCGGTGTCGTCGTGCTGCACACCACGCTCACCGACGTGCTGGTGGACGAAGGCATCCTGCGCGAGATCGTCAGCCGCGTGCAGGCGACCCGGAAGGAGCAGCAGCTCGAGTTCACCGATCGCATCCAGCTCGCCGTGGGCGGGAGCGAGCGGGTGCGCCGCATCGCCGAGGCGAACAGCGAGCACATTGCCCGGGAGTGCTTGGCTACGGCCGTGACGGTGGGCGACGACGCCAAGGGTACGGAGTACACCCTGGGCGAAGAGAGCGTCGTGCTCGGGGTAGAAAAAGCGTAG
- a CDS encoding PQQ-like beta-propeller repeat protein — MLVPRVLLLCSVLVLWNLGCGGAEAPHPETDEVEAVAFETTTILSQATLDALVSDHAGRLTFSGTPPQLANIDVDTVLVGGQAAAAPRGLCRMVTNVEASSEALVLDTEDVPLQVAFRKLHLRTKRRQVSRLRANTPHSQPLASAGDQDTDYLDVFAFNGDGNPDTEDDQVRVNGTLSGSLFYEFNVDTDWGEVMNLPKAVYDCLHELFGGGDCSVQSLLPPVQAGMKLDAGAEADLSLKGSAFLSYATEHEVLSEDLMPFMVGPVLVVPELEVRAEIDGSASSAFEFHGRSAASVQSAVAYSTAEGATFTPPQGSFDFAAPKVNAKLGADARIAIGPRLTARAFGLMGPYAGLRVFSELKADQTSATCWTVHGGVSGEVGFDASVHFPKLGEVNIASAGKEFTVVDEIVASGECEPLGAEQTMTPTAGVPSEDAFAHPSVAPWVRSYSDMSASHPAEATGAGPSWIESTGTIDGRFMVAGSASEVLSKLDPDGAPVWARSFRSADPFPDGAEHPLLPSRVVPRGDAGMFVVAYPWSLLSVSADGTLQWAKRFEAPFQSQWLRFTAAVARADGGVLLVGNRAPNELSKLDGDVWLVAVSASGEVLWSKRWGKSGQGEVAWTAFASGEDTIVAGSTHLANGDFIPFALRVTPDGTLKWATELTISDASGPQRAFFTAGATTAKGDMVLGGAVETAPRRGLVVKLTPEGKLAWLTAEGVQSFVVGPAITSIVALPSTGYLVAGDYTGAQGRQDVMLASLDGNGHTSWMRRYGGTGVAAGGAYDSDTHPSLTLTRDGGVLLTAYTDSLAERGVLAAKLRAQDGVVAFEPSSGGEVADLTAAPASFDASQQPRSTQAPTLPAELRDMDVTATAVGVSSAVVSE, encoded by the coding sequence ATGCTCGTCCCTCGCGTACTGCTGTTATGTTCGGTTCTGGTCCTTTGGAACCTGGGTTGCGGTGGCGCCGAAGCGCCGCACCCCGAAACGGACGAGGTGGAGGCCGTTGCCTTCGAGACCACCACCATCTTGTCGCAGGCAACCCTCGATGCCCTGGTCTCGGACCACGCGGGCCGGCTCACGTTCTCGGGAACGCCGCCCCAGTTGGCGAACATCGACGTCGACACCGTGCTCGTCGGAGGGCAAGCCGCTGCGGCGCCCCGCGGGCTGTGTCGCATGGTGACGAACGTCGAAGCCAGCAGCGAAGCCCTGGTGCTGGACACGGAGGACGTGCCGCTGCAGGTGGCCTTTCGGAAGCTCCACCTGCGAACGAAGCGACGCCAGGTGTCCCGGCTGAGGGCGAACACACCGCACAGCCAGCCGCTGGCCAGCGCAGGCGACCAAGATACGGACTACCTGGACGTGTTTGCGTTCAACGGAGATGGCAATCCCGACACGGAGGACGACCAGGTCCGGGTGAACGGCACGCTCAGCGGCTCGCTCTTCTACGAGTTCAACGTCGACACGGACTGGGGCGAGGTCATGAACTTGCCGAAGGCCGTGTACGACTGCTTGCACGAGCTGTTTGGCGGAGGGGATTGCTCAGTCCAGTCGCTGTTGCCGCCGGTGCAGGCCGGTATGAAGCTGGACGCGGGAGCGGAGGCGGACCTGTCGCTGAAGGGTTCGGCGTTCCTGAGCTACGCCACCGAGCACGAAGTGCTGTCCGAGGATTTGATGCCGTTCATGGTGGGTCCGGTGCTGGTGGTTCCGGAGCTCGAGGTCCGTGCTGAGATTGACGGTAGTGCATCGAGCGCGTTCGAGTTTCACGGCAGATCCGCTGCCAGTGTGCAATCCGCCGTGGCGTACTCCACGGCAGAAGGCGCCACCTTCACGCCACCGCAGGGCAGCTTCGACTTCGCTGCGCCGAAGGTGAACGCCAAGCTCGGCGCCGACGCCCGAATCGCCATCGGCCCTCGGCTCACGGCCCGCGCGTTCGGCTTGATGGGGCCGTATGCCGGCCTCCGCGTGTTCAGCGAGCTGAAGGCCGATCAGACGTCGGCAACATGTTGGACGGTGCACGGTGGAGTCTCCGGAGAAGTCGGCTTCGACGCCAGCGTGCATTTCCCCAAGCTGGGCGAGGTGAACATCGCGAGCGCGGGCAAGGAGTTCACCGTCGTGGACGAGATCGTCGCGTCGGGAGAATGTGAGCCGCTGGGCGCTGAGCAGACCATGACGCCGACGGCGGGAGTGCCGTCGGAGGATGCCTTTGCGCATCCGAGCGTTGCACCTTGGGTTCGAAGCTACTCGGACATGTCCGCGTCTCACCCGGCGGAAGCTACCGGCGCTGGGCCGTCCTGGATCGAGAGCACGGGGACGATCGACGGTCGCTTCATGGTGGCCGGTTCGGCGAGCGAGGTGCTCAGCAAGTTGGATCCCGATGGCGCGCCGGTTTGGGCGCGCAGCTTTCGCTCGGCGGATCCGTTCCCGGACGGTGCGGAGCACCCCCTGCTGCCCAGCAGAGTCGTGCCGCGAGGCGACGCTGGAATGTTCGTAGTGGCGTACCCGTGGTCGCTCTTGAGCGTCTCAGCAGATGGAACGTTGCAGTGGGCGAAGCGCTTCGAGGCGCCCTTCCAGAGTCAGTGGCTGCGCTTCACCGCCGCCGTGGCTCGGGCGGACGGTGGCGTGCTGCTGGTGGGCAACCGGGCTCCGAACGAGCTCTCCAAGTTGGATGGCGACGTGTGGCTCGTGGCGGTAAGCGCGTCGGGTGAGGTGCTGTGGTCGAAGCGTTGGGGGAAGTCAGGCCAGGGCGAGGTGGCGTGGACCGCCTTTGCATCGGGCGAAGACACCATCGTCGCCGGCTCGACGCACCTTGCTAACGGTGACTTCATCCCGTTCGCCCTGCGAGTCACGCCGGACGGCACCTTGAAGTGGGCGACGGAGTTGACGATCTCCGATGCCAGCGGACCGCAACGGGCATTCTTTACCGCCGGAGCTACGACCGCCAAGGGCGACATGGTCCTGGGGGGAGCCGTGGAGACCGCCCCGCGACGCGGGCTCGTGGTGAAGCTGACGCCAGAGGGGAAGCTCGCGTGGCTCACCGCAGAAGGCGTGCAGAGCTTCGTCGTGGGGCCGGCCATCACGTCGATCGTGGCGCTGCCCTCCACGGGATACCTCGTTGCCGGAGACTACACCGGCGCACAGGGGCGTCAGGACGTCATGCTGGCGAGCCTCGACGGCAACGGTCACACCAGCTGGATGCGTCGCTACGGTGGCACCGGCGTCGCCGCGGGCGGCGCCTACGACTCCGATACCCACCCGTCCCTCACGCTGACGCGGGACGGAGGAGTGCTGCTCACGGCGTACACGGACTCACTGGCAGAGCGCGGCGTCTTGGCGGCCAAGCTTCGCGCGCAGGACGGCGTCGTGGCGTTCGAGCCATCATCTGGCGGCGAGGTCGCGGATCTGACGGCCGCCCCGGCGAGCTTCGACGCCAGTCAGCAGCCTCGATCCACGCAGGCCCCGACGCTGCCCGCGGAGCTCCGAGACATGGACGTGACTGCGACGGCGGTTGGCGTGAGCAGTGCCGTAGTCTCCGAGTGA
- a CDS encoding class I SAM-dependent methyltransferase yields MSRLTDHVVFNDKKLAQRYAHKRIPMATLYEAYFDGDIDIPGDIFAFLRNRNLFVKYSLTPMHLKWAVTNFVPEVAIHSKAQDERIVREHYDRGNDFFGWFLGERMVYTSGFFENPGQSLEEAQDNKMNLVCQKLQLQPGERLLDIGCGWGTLTRHAAKYFGADATGVTIAERQTEFGNKRIADWNLSDRARILCKDYRDIPSQSFDKISSLEMVEHVGVKNLDGFYEQVRDLLTDDGLFLLQWTGLRRGLRPEDLIWGLFMNKYIFPGADASLCPAPMLKSMEKAGFEMHSTENISAHYGMTIKKWHDNWLSNKDAVVAAYGERWYRIWNFFLAWSVIIAEQGNAACFQVVLHKNLDGYDRMRWIQKKATILGDRLGSGALESPTPPMN; encoded by the coding sequence ATGTCCCGACTCACTGACCACGTCGTTTTCAACGACAAGAAGCTCGCCCAGCGCTACGCCCACAAGCGAATCCCGATGGCCACCCTGTACGAGGCGTACTTCGATGGTGACATCGACATCCCGGGGGACATCTTCGCGTTTTTGCGGAATCGCAATCTGTTCGTCAAATACTCGCTCACGCCGATGCATTTGAAGTGGGCGGTCACCAACTTCGTGCCCGAGGTGGCGATCCACTCCAAGGCCCAGGACGAGCGCATCGTTCGCGAGCACTACGATCGCGGCAACGACTTCTTCGGCTGGTTCCTCGGCGAGCGCATGGTCTACACCTCCGGTTTCTTCGAGAACCCGGGGCAGAGCCTGGAAGAGGCTCAAGACAACAAGATGAACCTGGTGTGCCAGAAGCTGCAGCTCCAGCCCGGCGAGCGCCTGCTCGACATCGGCTGCGGCTGGGGCACTTTGACCCGCCACGCCGCCAAGTACTTCGGTGCGGACGCCACCGGCGTGACCATCGCGGAGCGCCAGACCGAGTTCGGCAACAAGCGCATCGCCGACTGGAACCTGAGCGATCGCGCCCGCATCCTGTGCAAGGACTACCGCGACATCCCGTCCCAGAGCTTCGACAAGATCTCCAGCCTCGAGATGGTCGAGCACGTGGGCGTGAAGAACCTGGACGGCTTCTACGAGCAGGTCCGCGACCTGCTCACGGACGACGGCCTGTTCCTCCTGCAGTGGACCGGCCTGCGCCGCGGCCTGCGCCCGGAGGATCTGATCTGGGGCTTGTTCATGAACAAGTACATCTTCCCCGGCGCCGACGCGAGCCTGTGCCCCGCCCCCATGCTCAAGAGCATGGAGAAGGCCGGCTTCGAGATGCACAGCACCGAGAACATCAGCGCCCACTACGGCATGACCATCAAGAAGTGGCACGACAACTGGCTCAGCAACAAGGACGCGGTGGTCGCGGCCTACGGCGAGCGCTGGTACCGCATCTGGAACTTCTTCCTGGCGTGGAGCGTGATCATCGCCGAGCAGGGCAACGCCGCCTGCTTCCAGGTGGTGCTGCACAAGAACCTGGACGGCTACGACCGCATGCGCTGGATCCAGAAGAAGGCCACCATCCTCGGGGATCGCCTGGGCAGCGGCGCCCTCGAGTCCCCCACCCCGCCCATGAACTGA
- the cyaY gene encoding iron donor protein CyaY produces MISEEEYAQRAGVELRALVDALDAVEDDEVEAELASDILTVEFSDDSKYVVNSHSAARQIWMAAERNAWHFDWVPEKSAWIAAKTGDELWDTLARVLGEKLGHAVRLRR; encoded by the coding sequence GTGATCAGCGAAGAAGAATACGCACAACGCGCTGGGGTCGAGCTCCGCGCTCTGGTCGACGCTCTCGACGCGGTCGAGGACGACGAGGTGGAGGCGGAGCTCGCCAGCGACATCCTCACCGTGGAGTTTTCCGACGACAGCAAGTACGTCGTGAACTCCCACAGTGCGGCCCGACAAATCTGGATGGCCGCCGAGCGCAACGCGTGGCACTTCGACTGGGTGCCCGAAAAGAGCGCGTGGATCGCCGCGAAAACCGGGGACGAGCTATGGGACACGCTCGCCCGCGTGCTCGGCGAAAAGCTCGGTCACGCCGTGCGCTTGCGGCGCTGA
- a CDS encoding IgGFc-binding protein, whose translation MQKLSSVALFGLALAASCSFDRGDRWLVQEVKPPPPLCTVGDQRCSGGLQECQKLGGKLTWVTLDDCKAQGLVCVPGLFQCKTCVPNAGSCDGQTTQQCDANGDVITPGKTCDPTTGSACRSGSCIDLCSQALQQRSNVGCEYWAVDLDNANVSASLNAAAQQFAVVVSNPQPDVTAKVSIEQDDSLPGDANAPFEVANASIPPLSLRVFKLGPREVDGSPEGSYDHGTHTALTRHAYRLTSDFPVVAYQFNPLENVNVFSNDASLLKPVEALGGASGAVVPSYVVLGWPQTIASTDDPKTNFNPNDPTDLRAFLTIVGTRPNTTVRVKSSTGIIAGGPVQTTLPGGDVEVSLGPFDVLNLETDDFNADFTGSLVSADQPVVVFSGSEASDAPFFSELSLRRCCADHLEEQLDPLRTAGKRFVASVSANRTRAVQAAGATIGVIDQPEYFRVIAATEAGARITTTLPGKDGNIVLSGRGDFANITSIHDFMLESDAPIMLSSVSPSQEAAGIPRGLPGGDPSLLIIPPIEQFRSSYVFLTPDKYSFDFIRIVSPPGATIVLDGQDISTLDSCVSAPGDGLTEAERGSAVPPFIVHRCQLSFPVIDPDKTDDNLSPGFQDDGVHRIDSDAKIGVLVDGFDAYVSYAYAAGTELTQIVPE comes from the coding sequence TGCAAGGCCCAGGGCCTGGTGTGCGTGCCGGGGCTGTTCCAGTGCAAGACCTGCGTGCCGAACGCCGGCTCCTGTGACGGCCAGACCACCCAGCAGTGCGACGCCAACGGTGACGTGATCACGCCCGGCAAGACCTGCGACCCGACGACGGGCAGCGCCTGCCGCTCGGGCAGCTGCATCGATCTGTGCAGCCAGGCGCTACAACAGCGCAGCAACGTGGGCTGCGAGTACTGGGCGGTGGATCTCGACAACGCCAACGTCAGCGCCTCGCTCAACGCGGCCGCGCAACAGTTTGCCGTGGTGGTGAGCAACCCGCAGCCGGACGTGACCGCCAAAGTGAGCATCGAGCAGGACGACTCGTTGCCGGGGGACGCAAACGCTCCCTTCGAGGTCGCCAACGCGAGCATCCCGCCGCTGTCCCTGCGCGTGTTCAAGCTCGGCCCCCGCGAGGTCGATGGCTCTCCGGAGGGCAGCTACGACCATGGCACCCACACCGCCCTCACGCGCCACGCCTACCGGCTGACCAGCGATTTTCCCGTCGTGGCCTACCAGTTCAATCCTTTGGAGAACGTGAACGTGTTCTCCAACGACGCCTCCCTGCTCAAGCCCGTGGAGGCCCTGGGCGGCGCCTCGGGAGCGGTGGTTCCGTCCTACGTGGTGCTCGGCTGGCCGCAGACCATCGCCAGCACCGACGACCCCAAGACCAACTTCAACCCCAACGACCCCACGGATCTGCGCGCCTTCCTCACCATCGTGGGCACCCGGCCGAACACCACCGTGCGCGTCAAGAGCAGCACGGGCATCATCGCCGGCGGGCCGGTGCAGACCACGCTCCCAGGGGGCGACGTAGAAGTGAGCCTGGGTCCCTTCGACGTGCTGAACCTGGAGACGGACGACTTCAACGCGGACTTCACGGGCTCTCTGGTGAGCGCGGATCAACCCGTCGTGGTGTTCAGCGGCAGCGAGGCCAGCGACGCGCCGTTCTTCTCGGAGCTGTCGCTGCGGCGCTGCTGTGCGGATCACCTGGAAGAGCAGCTGGATCCGCTGCGCACGGCGGGCAAGCGCTTCGTGGCTTCGGTGTCCGCCAATCGCACGCGCGCCGTCCAAGCCGCCGGCGCCACCATCGGCGTCATCGATCAGCCGGAATACTTCCGCGTGATCGCCGCCACGGAGGCCGGCGCACGGATCACCACCACGCTGCCGGGCAAGGACGGAAACATCGTTCTCAGTGGGCGCGGAGACTTCGCCAACATCACCAGCATCCACGACTTCATGCTCGAGAGCGACGCCCCGATCATGCTGTCCAGCGTGTCGCCGAGTCAGGAAGCCGCCGGCATTCCCCGCGGGTTGCCGGGCGGGGATCCGAGTCTGCTCATCATTCCGCCCATCGAGCAGTTCCGCTCCTCGTACGTGTTCCTCACGCCGGACAAGTACAGCTTCGACTTCATCCGCATCGTCTCTCCGCCGGGGGCCACCATCGTGCTCGACGGCCAGGACATCTCCACGCTCGATTCCTGCGTGAGCGCGCCGGGCGACGGCCTCACCGAAGCCGAGCGCGGCAGCGCCGTGCCGCCCTTCATCGTGCATCGCTGTCAGCTGTCGTTCCCCGTCATCGACCCCGACAAGACCGACGACAACCTGTCCCCCGGCTTCCAAGACGACGGCGTGCACCGCATCGACTCCGACGCCAAGATCGGCGTGCTGGTCGACGGCTTCGACGCCTACGTGAGCTACGCCTACGCCGCCGGCACCGAGCTCACTCAGATCGTTCCAGAATGA